A section of the Quatrionicoccus australiensis genome encodes:
- the gyrA gene encoding DNA gyrase subunit A: protein MDQFAKETLPISLEDEMRRSYLDYAMSVIVGRALPDARDGLKPVHRRVLFAMHELNNDWNKAYKKSARIVGDVIGKYHPHGDSAVYETIVRMAQDFSLRYMLVDGQGNFGSVDGDSAAAMRYTEVRMAKIGHQLLEDLDKETVDFGPNYDGSENEPLVMPARIPNLLINGSSGIAVGMATNIPPHNLNEVIAGCLALLENPAISIDDLIEYIPAPDFPTAALIYGVMGVREGYKTGRGRVIMRARTHFEDMDKGNGRQALIVDEIPYQVNKKSLIEKIAELVNEKKIEGISDIRDESDKSGMRVVIELKRGEVGEVILNNLYKQTQLQDTFGMNMVALVDGQPRLLNLKQLLECFLSHRREVVTRRTVFELRKARERGHILEGLAVALSNVDEIIALIKAAPTPPDAKRGLMERQWRSPVVEEMLVRASSDASRPDGLAPEFGLSEQGYRLSDAQAQAILELRLQRLTGLEQDKIVSEYKDVMAKILDLLDILAKPQRITEIIVTELTAIREQFGDERRSEIVLHTQELGIEDFITPMDMVVTLSHGGYIKAQPLADYRAQKRGGRGKQAAAIKDEDFVDHLFVANTHDYILCFSNRGRCYWLKVYEAPQGSRTSRGKPIVNLFPLEEGERINAVLPVKEFSDDQYIFMATVMGTVKKTPLSDFSNPRKAGIIAVALDEGDILVGVELTTGQSDIVLVSDAGKAVWFDEEDVRPMGRGARGVRGMKLQEGQSVISLLVAESDQATVLVATENGYGKRTVLADFRHSGRGTQGVRAIADSERNGNVVGAKLVGDDDEIMLITTGGVLIRTRVAEIRGMGRATQGVTLISLDEGEKLAGLEKVAESVAEVDAEAEAEVVAEAAAETPAPAGDEAAASEGESNEGGEV, encoded by the coding sequence ATGGACCAATTCGCCAAAGAAACTCTGCCGATCAGCCTCGAAGACGAGATGCGGCGTTCCTATCTCGATTACGCGATGAGCGTGATCGTCGGCCGGGCGCTGCCAGATGCGCGCGACGGCCTGAAACCGGTGCATCGCCGCGTACTGTTCGCGATGCACGAGCTGAACAACGACTGGAACAAGGCCTACAAGAAATCGGCGCGTATCGTCGGTGACGTGATCGGTAAGTATCACCCGCACGGCGACTCCGCAGTCTATGAAACCATTGTTCGCATGGCGCAGGATTTTTCGCTGCGTTACATGCTGGTCGATGGTCAGGGCAACTTCGGTTCGGTCGACGGCGACAGCGCGGCGGCAATGCGTTACACCGAAGTGCGCATGGCCAAGATCGGGCATCAGTTGCTGGAAGACCTCGACAAGGAAACCGTCGATTTCGGACCGAACTACGACGGTTCGGAAAACGAGCCGCTGGTCATGCCGGCGCGTATCCCCAACCTGCTGATCAACGGTTCGTCCGGGATTGCCGTGGGTATGGCGACCAACATCCCGCCGCACAACCTCAACGAAGTCATTGCTGGTTGCCTGGCGCTGCTCGAGAATCCGGCGATTTCGATCGACGACCTGATCGAGTACATCCCTGCGCCGGACTTCCCGACTGCTGCGCTGATCTATGGCGTGATGGGGGTGCGCGAAGGTTACAAGACCGGGCGTGGTCGCGTCATCATGCGTGCCCGCACCCACTTCGAAGACATGGACAAGGGCAACGGCCGGCAGGCGCTGATTGTCGACGAGATTCCCTACCAGGTTAACAAGAAGTCGCTGATCGAGAAGATCGCCGAACTGGTCAACGAGAAGAAGATCGAAGGCATCTCGGATATTCGCGACGAGTCGGACAAGTCCGGCATGCGCGTCGTCATCGAACTGAAGCGTGGCGAAGTCGGCGAGGTCATCCTCAACAACCTGTACAAGCAGACGCAGTTGCAGGACACCTTCGGCATGAACATGGTGGCGCTGGTCGATGGCCAGCCGCGCCTGCTCAATCTCAAGCAACTGCTCGAGTGCTTCCTGTCGCACCGCCGCGAAGTCGTCACCCGGCGTACCGTGTTCGAATTGCGCAAGGCGCGCGAACGCGGTCACATCCTCGAAGGTCTGGCGGTCGCGCTGTCCAATGTCGATGAAATCATCGCCCTGATCAAGGCCGCGCCGACGCCGCCGGACGCCAAGCGCGGCCTGATGGAGCGCCAGTGGCGCAGCCCGGTGGTCGAGGAAATGCTGGTGCGGGCTTCGTCGGACGCCTCGCGTCCGGACGGTCTGGCGCCCGAGTTCGGTTTGTCGGAGCAGGGCTATCGCCTGTCCGATGCTCAGGCCCAGGCCATTCTCGAACTGCGTCTGCAACGCCTGACCGGTCTCGAGCAGGACAAGATCGTCAGCGAGTACAAGGACGTCATGGCCAAGATCCTTGATCTGCTCGACATCCTGGCCAAGCCGCAACGCATCACCGAAATCATCGTGACCGAACTGACCGCGATCCGCGAGCAGTTCGGCGACGAGCGTCGCTCCGAAATCGTGCTGCACACGCAGGAACTCGGCATCGAAGACTTCATCACGCCGATGGACATGGTGGTTACCCTGTCGCACGGTGGCTACATCAAGGCCCAGCCGCTCGCCGATTACCGCGCCCAGAAGCGCGGCGGACGCGGCAAGCAGGCGGCAGCGATCAAGGATGAGGATTTCGTCGATCACCTGTTCGTCGCCAATACGCACGACTACATCCTGTGCTTCTCGAATCGCGGCCGCTGCTACTGGCTCAAGGTCTACGAAGCGCCGCAGGGCAGCCGGACCAGTCGCGGCAAGCCGATCGTCAATCTCTTCCCGCTCGAGGAAGGCGAACGCATCAATGCCGTGCTGCCGGTCAAGGAATTCTCCGACGACCAGTACATCTTCATGGCGACCGTGATGGGTACGGTCAAGAAGACGCCACTGTCCGACTTCTCCAATCCGCGCAAGGCCGGCATCATCGCCGTGGCACTGGACGAGGGCGACATCCTGGTCGGCGTCGAGCTGACCACCGGCCAGAGCGACATCGTGCTGGTGTCGGATGCCGGCAAGGCGGTCTGGTTCGACGAAGAAGATGTCCGTCCGATGGGCCGTGGCGCCCGTGGTGTGCGCGGCATGAAGCTGCAGGAAGGCCAGTCGGTCATCTCGCTGCTGGTTGCCGAGAGCGACCAGGCGACCGTGCTGGTGGCGACCGAGAACGGCTACGGTAAACGTACCGTTTTGGCCGATTTCCGCCACTCTGGCCGCGGTACCCAGGGCGTGCGCGCCATTGCCGACAGCGAGCGCAACGGTAACGTGGTTGGTGCCAAGCTGGTGGGTGATGACGACGAAATCATGCTGATCACCACCGGTGGTGTGCTGATTCGCACCCGCGTCGCGGAAATCCGCGGCATGGGTCGGGCCACGCAGGGCGTGACGCTGATCTCGCTTGATGAAGGCGAAAAGCTGGCCGGCCTCGAAAAGGTTGCCGAATCGGTTGCCGAGGTTGATGCCGAAGCCGAAGCTGAAGTTGTTGCCGAGGCAGCTGCTGAAACGCCGGCCCCTGCTGGTGATGAAGCGGCAGCAAGCGAAGGTGAGAGCAACGAAGGTGGAGAGGTCTGA
- the serC gene encoding 3-phosphoserine/phosphohydroxythreonine transaminase produces MTRIWNFSAGPAALPEEVLKQAQEELLNWHGAGCSVMEMSHRGKEFTSILEQAEADLRELMGIPANYKVLFLQGGATQQFAQIPMNLLAGRSADYIVTGSWSKKAYKEAQRIGTVRCAATTEESGFTRLPTAEEIKLDPFAAYLHVCTNETIHGVEIPAQRIADTGVPLVVDMSSHILSRPVNVEKFGLIYAGAQKNIGPSGLTLVIIREDLLGMAPLNIPTVMDYAVMAENGSMLNTPPTYGIYIAGLVFQWLKKQGGLAGIDAVNAEKARILYDAIDQSGGFYSNPVDPDCRSRMNVPFVLANSELDAAFLAESKAAGLASLKGHKSVGGMRASIYNAVSLEAVQALVAFMNDFAQRKA; encoded by the coding sequence ATGACTCGAATCTGGAATTTCAGCGCCGGCCCGGCTGCGCTTCCTGAAGAAGTTCTCAAGCAGGCGCAGGAAGAGCTGCTCAACTGGCATGGCGCCGGTTGCAGCGTCATGGAAATGAGCCATCGCGGCAAGGAGTTCACGTCCATTCTCGAGCAGGCCGAAGCCGATCTGCGCGAGTTGATGGGCATCCCTGCCAATTACAAGGTGCTGTTCCTGCAGGGCGGTGCGACGCAGCAGTTCGCGCAGATCCCGATGAACCTGCTGGCCGGACGTTCGGCCGACTACATCGTGACCGGCTCATGGTCGAAGAAGGCCTACAAGGAAGCGCAGCGCATCGGTACGGTACGTTGTGCCGCGACGACCGAGGAGAGCGGTTTCACCCGTCTGCCGACGGCTGAGGAAATCAAGCTCGACCCGTTTGCCGCCTATCTGCACGTCTGTACCAACGAGACCATCCACGGTGTCGAGATTCCCGCGCAGCGTATTGCCGATACTGGTGTGCCGCTGGTGGTCGACATGTCGTCGCACATCCTGTCGCGCCCGGTCAATGTCGAGAAATTCGGCCTGATCTATGCCGGCGCGCAGAAGAACATCGGCCCGTCCGGCCTGACCCTGGTCATCATCCGTGAAGACCTGCTCGGCATGGCGCCGCTGAATATTCCGACGGTCATGGACTATGCGGTGATGGCCGAGAACGGCTCGATGCTCAACACGCCACCGACCTACGGCATCTACATCGCCGGCCTGGTTTTTCAGTGGCTGAAGAAGCAGGGCGGTCTGGCCGGCATCGATGCGGTCAACGCCGAAAAAGCACGCATTTTGTACGACGCCATCGACCAGTCGGGCGGCTTCTACAGCAACCCGGTCGATCCCGATTGCCGTTCGCGCATGAATGTGCCTTTCGTGCTCGCCAATTCCGAGCTCGATGCTGCCTTCCTGGCCGAGTCGAAAGCGGCCGGCCTGGCTTCGCTGAAGGGCCACAAGTCGGTTGGCGGCATGCGCGCCTCGATCTACAACGCCGTGTCGCTGGAAGCCGTGCAGGCGCTGGTGGCCTTCATGAACGATTTCGCCCAACGCAAGGCTTGA
- a CDS encoding prephenate dehydrogenase: MPEFGKVIIFGTGLIGGSFALALKEAGAVEEVVGFGRTPATLRAAQQLGVIDRAGINPTHEIEEADIVLVATPVAQMPEIFAKIAPYLGPNTIVTDGGSTKGDVVAAARAGLGDKISQFVPAHPIAGAENSGPAAARWDLYQGRKVVVTPLPENSDDTLDRIKRAWSLCGADIYELTPEAHDRVFAAVSHLPHLLSFALVHDLAVREDADIFFTFAASGFRDFTRIAASHPEMWRDICLANRAALLGELDSYRAQLDELRTALARNDGARLEEIFGIARQARRDWAGED; this comes from the coding sequence ATGCCCGAGTTCGGCAAGGTCATCATCTTCGGGACCGGCCTGATCGGCGGTTCCTTCGCGCTGGCCTTGAAAGAAGCCGGGGCGGTCGAGGAGGTGGTCGGTTTCGGCCGCACGCCGGCGACCTTGCGGGCGGCGCAGCAGCTGGGTGTGATCGACCGCGCCGGGATCAACCCGACGCATGAAATCGAGGAAGCCGACATCGTGCTGGTCGCGACGCCGGTCGCCCAGATGCCGGAAATCTTCGCCAAGATCGCGCCCTATCTCGGGCCGAACACCATCGTCACCGACGGCGGTTCGACCAAGGGCGACGTGGTCGCCGCAGCGCGCGCCGGGCTCGGCGACAAGATCAGCCAGTTCGTGCCGGCACACCCGATTGCCGGTGCCGAAAACAGCGGTCCGGCGGCGGCGCGCTGGGATCTCTATCAGGGCAGGAAGGTCGTTGTCACGCCCCTGCCGGAAAACAGCGATGACACGCTAGACCGCATCAAGCGCGCCTGGTCGCTGTGCGGCGCCGACATCTACGAACTGACGCCGGAAGCGCACGACCGCGTCTTCGCCGCGGTCAGCCACCTGCCGCATCTGCTCTCCTTCGCGCTGGTGCATGATCTCGCGGTGCGCGAGGATGCCGACATCTTCTTCACCTTCGCCGCCTCCGGTTTTCGCGATTTCACGCGCATTGCCGCCAGTCACCCGGAAATGTGGCGTGACATCTGTCTCGCCAATCGTGCGGCATTGCTCGGCGAACTCGATTCCTACCGGGCGCAGCTCGATGAATTGCGCACGGCCCTGGCGCGCAACGACGGGGCGCGTCTCGAAGAAATCTTCGGCATCGCCCGCCAGGCGCGCCGCGACTGGGCCGGCGAGGACTGA
- the ubiG gene encoding bifunctional 2-polyprenyl-6-hydroxyphenol methylase/3-demethylubiquinol 3-O-methyltransferase UbiG has translation MLNADPAELDKFGELAHRWWDPNSEFKPLHEINPLRLDWIDQNIGLAGKRILDVGCGGGLLSEGMAARGAEVTGIDLSEKPLGVAKLHLLETGQKVDYRKIAVEQLAEEMPGAFDAVTCLEMLEHVPNPSSIVSACSRLVKPGGQVFFSTLNRNPKSYLFAVIGAEYILNMLPKGTHDYAKFIKPSELSRWAKLAGLEPEELIGMSYNPLTQQYSLGRDSSVNYLLRTIRNV, from the coding sequence ATGCTCAACGCCGACCCTGCCGAACTGGACAAATTTGGTGAACTCGCCCACCGCTGGTGGGACCCGAACAGCGAATTCAAACCGCTGCACGAGATCAATCCGCTGCGTCTCGACTGGATCGACCAGAACATCGGCCTGGCCGGCAAACGCATCCTCGACGTCGGCTGCGGTGGCGGCCTGCTTTCCGAGGGCATGGCAGCACGTGGCGCCGAAGTGACCGGCATCGACCTTTCCGAAAAGCCGCTCGGCGTCGCCAAGTTGCACCTGCTCGAAACCGGGCAGAAGGTCGACTATCGCAAGATCGCCGTCGAACAGTTGGCCGAAGAGATGCCCGGCGCCTTTGACGCGGTGACCTGCCTCGAAATGCTCGAGCACGTACCGAACCCGTCGAGCATCGTCAGCGCCTGCTCCCGCCTGGTCAAACCCGGTGGCCAGGTCTTCTTCTCGACCCTGAACCGCAACCCGAAGTCCTACTTGTTCGCGGTGATCGGTGCCGAGTACATCCTCAACATGCTGCCCAAGGGCACGCATGACTACGCCAAGTTCATCAAGCCGTCCGAGCTGTCGCGCTGGGCCAAGCTGGCCGGCCTGGAACCGGAAGAACTGATCGGCATGAGCTACAACCCGCTGACGCAGCAGTATTCGCTCGGCCGCGACAGCAGCGTCAATTATCTGCTGCGTACGATCCGGAATGTTTGA
- a CDS encoding DNA ligase yields MRSLLSALLLGVTLLPAFAAGEVPVILLAEIYRGQVDVSRYLVSEKLDGVRAIWDGEVLRFRSGNVVPAPAWFIAALPKTPLDGELWLGRGQFERLSGMVRREQPDDAEWRAVRYMIFELPGAPGSFSERAVAIRQLVAQASVPWLAEIGQFPVVDRSELEKRFKTVVAAGGEGLMLHLADAPYVTGRSDVLLKMKPWADAEAAVIAHLPGKGKYLGQLGALRVRTPDGREFALGSGLSDAQRRDPPPLGVTVTYRYRDLTAKGLPRFASFLRIRQE; encoded by the coding sequence ATGCGCAGCCTGCTGAGCGCCTTGCTGCTCGGCGTGACGCTGCTGCCGGCGTTCGCGGCAGGCGAGGTGCCGGTCATCCTGCTCGCCGAAATCTATCGCGGCCAGGTCGATGTTTCCCGCTATCTGGTCAGCGAAAAACTCGATGGCGTGCGTGCGATCTGGGATGGCGAAGTCCTGCGTTTTCGCAGCGGCAATGTGGTGCCGGCACCGGCCTGGTTCATCGCCGCCTTGCCGAAAACGCCGCTCGACGGCGAGTTGTGGCTGGGGCGCGGCCAGTTCGAGCGCCTGTCCGGCATGGTCCGGCGCGAACAGCCGGACGACGCCGAATGGCGGGCAGTGCGCTACATGATCTTCGAACTGCCCGGTGCGCCCGGCAGTTTCAGCGAACGGGCCGTGGCGATCCGGCAACTGGTGGCGCAGGCCAGCGTGCCCTGGCTGGCTGAAATCGGGCAGTTTCCGGTGGTCGACCGGTCGGAACTCGAAAAACGTTTCAAGACCGTCGTTGCGGCCGGCGGCGAAGGCTTGATGCTGCATCTGGCGGACGCACCCTATGTCACCGGGCGCAGTGACGTGCTGCTCAAGATGAAGCCCTGGGCCGATGCCGAGGCAGCGGTCATCGCGCATCTGCCGGGCAAGGGCAAGTATCTCGGTCAGCTCGGCGCCTTGCGCGTGCGCACGCCGGACGGGCGCGAGTTTGCGCTGGGCAGCGGCTTGAGCGATGCGCAGCGGCGCGACCCGCCGCCGCTCGGCGTGACGGTGACTTATCGCTACCGTGATCTGACTGCCAAGGGGCTGCCGCGTTTTGCCAGCTTCCTGCGGATACGTCAGGAATGA
- the hisC gene encoding histidinol-phosphate transaminase produces MSLVEQALPYVRAISAYQPGKPITELAREMGIPVESIVKLASNENPLGMSPKAKLAVAAAIDGIERYPDQFDLIKAVATRAGVAQSQVVLGNGSNDVLDLIARVFLAPGRSAIFAQHAFAVYPLATLSTGAELIAVPAKDYGHDLAAMRAAIRPDTRLIWIANPNNPTGNFLPYPEVRAFLESVPRDVVVVLDEAYNEYLPPADRVDVAGWIKDFPNLVVCRTLSKIYGLAGLRIGYGLASPEVADLMNRVRQPFNVNNLALAGAIAALGDDEFLRASYELNRSGMAQIVAGLEKLGLEYIKPHGNFVTFKAGDAAAVNQKLLQQGVIVRPIAGYGLPEWLRVTIGTAAENSRFLEALEKAL; encoded by the coding sequence ATGAGTCTTGTCGAACAGGCGCTGCCCTACGTGCGCGCCATTTCCGCCTACCAGCCGGGCAAGCCGATCACCGAACTGGCCCGCGAAATGGGCATTCCGGTTGAAAGCATCGTCAAGCTGGCTTCCAACGAGAATCCGCTCGGCATGAGCCCGAAGGCCAAGCTGGCCGTGGCTGCCGCGATTGACGGCATCGAGCGCTATCCCGATCAGTTCGACCTGATCAAGGCGGTGGCGACCCGGGCTGGCGTGGCGCAAAGCCAGGTCGTGCTCGGCAACGGTTCGAACGACGTGCTCGACCTGATCGCCCGCGTCTTCCTGGCGCCTGGTCGCTCGGCGATCTTTGCCCAACACGCTTTCGCGGTTTACCCGCTGGCGACGCTGTCGACCGGTGCGGAACTGATCGCCGTACCGGCCAAGGATTACGGTCACGACCTCGCCGCGATGCGTGCCGCGATCCGCCCCGATACGCGCCTGATCTGGATTGCCAATCCGAACAACCCGACCGGCAACTTCCTGCCCTATCCGGAAGTGCGTGCCTTCCTCGAAAGCGTGCCCAGGGATGTCGTCGTCGTGCTCGACGAGGCCTACAACGAATACCTGCCACCGGCTGACCGCGTCGATGTCGCCGGCTGGATCAAGGATTTTCCCAATCTCGTGGTTTGCCGCACGCTGTCCAAGATCTACGGCCTGGCCGGTCTGCGCATCGGTTACGGGCTGGCTTCGCCGGAGGTGGCGGACCTGATGAATCGCGTCCGTCAGCCGTTCAACGTCAATAACCTGGCGCTGGCCGGGGCGATTGCGGCGCTTGGCGACGACGAATTCCTGCGGGCGAGTTACGAGCTGAACCGCAGCGGCATGGCGCAGATCGTTGCCGGTCTGGAAAAGCTCGGTCTCGAGTACATCAAGCCGCACGGCAATTTCGTCACCTTCAAGGCGGGCGACGCGGCGGCGGTCAACCAGAAGCTGCTGCAGCAGGGCGTCATCGTCCGGCCGATTGCCGGTTACGGCCTGCCCGAATGGCTGCGCGTGACGATCGGTACGGCGGCCGAGAACTCCAGGTTCCTGGAGGCCCTGGAAAAGGCCCTCTGA
- a CDS encoding OmpA family protein yields the protein MIKNIAKKSLVVALLAGIGFSAVAQERVYAIDQRDTVVKSGFGLCWRDGYWTPAAAAKDKAGCECDKDLLPAEACAAPAAKGAAAAPAVAGVKPSGEKITVAADALFDFNKAVLRPEGKAKLDDVVAKSKAIKLEVILAVGHTDRIGGDAYNQKLSEKRAAAVKEYLVAKGIEANRVYTEGKGEKQPVTGDKCKGNAKTKALIDCLQPDRRVDIEVIGTK from the coding sequence ATGATCAAGAACATCGCCAAGAAATCACTGGTTGTCGCACTGCTGGCCGGCATCGGCTTCTCTGCTGTTGCCCAGGAACGTGTTTACGCCATCGACCAACGCGACACCGTCGTCAAGAGCGGTTTCGGCCTGTGCTGGCGTGATGGCTACTGGACCCCGGCTGCTGCCGCCAAGGACAAGGCCGGTTGCGAATGCGACAAGGACCTGCTGCCGGCTGAAGCCTGTGCCGCCCCGGCCGCCAAGGGCGCCGCTGCCGCTCCGGCCGTTGCCGGCGTGAAGCCGTCCGGTGAAAAGATCACCGTCGCCGCCGACGCCCTGTTCGACTTCAACAAGGCTGTCCTGCGCCCCGAAGGCAAGGCCAAGCTCGACGACGTCGTTGCCAAGTCCAAGGCCATCAAGCTCGAAGTGATCCTGGCCGTTGGCCACACCGACCGTATCGGTGGTGACGCCTACAACCAGAAGCTGTCGGAAAAGCGCGCTGCTGCCGTCAAGGAATACCTGGTTGCCAAGGGTATCGAAGCCAACCGTGTTTACACCGAAGGCAAGGGCGAAAAGCAACCGGTCACCGGCGACAAGTGCAAGGGCAATGCCAAGACCAAGGCTCTGATCGACTGCCTGCAGCCGGATCGTCGCGTTGACATCGAAGTCATCGGCACCAAGTAA
- a CDS encoding TRZ/ATZ family hydrolase, which yields MTTTPESIDLLIESRWVAAVDPDVVLKNHAVAVHNGRILAILPSGEARLRYQAKQRVQLDDHILIPGLINLHTHAAMSLMRGIADDLPLMDWLQKHIWPTEAAHMSPQFVLDGTRLACAEMLKGGITCFNDMYFFPDAAATAASEFGMRAALGITTLEFPTPYASDADDYINKGLAVREKWLDNPQISFCLAPHAPYTVSDATFERLQTLSAQMNLPIHCHIHETRHEVEESHRQHQQGPLARLHKLGLLGPGFIGVHAVHLTEDELQLLAKTGCSIAHCPTSNLKLASGIAPVARMRQLDINIGLGTDGAASNNRLDLFGEMRLAALLAKGSTGDASALPAHAALRMATLNGAIALGLGHEIGSITPGKAADLCAISLGALETQPCFDPVSHLVHVAGRECVTHAWVAGKCCVEHKTLLANGQNDLESAIALWQNRLEVR from the coding sequence ATGACAACAACACCTGAATCCATCGACCTCCTGATCGAATCCCGCTGGGTCGCAGCGGTCGACCCTGATGTTGTGCTCAAAAACCATGCCGTCGCCGTGCATAACGGCCGCATTCTGGCCATCCTGCCAAGCGGTGAAGCTCGCCTGCGCTACCAGGCAAAACAACGCGTCCAGCTCGACGACCACATCCTGATTCCCGGCCTGATCAACCTGCACACCCACGCCGCGATGTCGCTGATGCGCGGCATCGCCGACGATCTGCCGCTGATGGACTGGTTGCAGAAGCATATCTGGCCGACCGAAGCCGCCCACATGTCACCGCAGTTCGTACTCGACGGCACGCGTCTGGCCTGCGCGGAAATGCTCAAGGGCGGCATCACCTGCTTCAACGACATGTATTTCTTCCCCGATGCCGCCGCGACAGCCGCCAGCGAATTCGGCATGCGCGCCGCCCTCGGCATCACGACGCTCGAATTCCCGACGCCATACGCCAGCGATGCCGACGATTACATCAACAAGGGACTGGCAGTCCGCGAAAAATGGCTGGACAACCCGCAGATCAGTTTCTGCCTGGCACCGCACGCACCGTACACAGTGTCGGATGCGACCTTCGAGCGCCTCCAGACGCTCTCGGCGCAAATGAATCTGCCCATCCACTGCCACATTCACGAAACCCGGCACGAAGTCGAGGAAAGCCATCGCCAGCACCAGCAAGGCCCGCTCGCCCGCCTGCACAAACTCGGCCTGCTCGGCCCCGGCTTCATTGGTGTACATGCCGTACATCTCACCGAGGACGAACTGCAACTGCTCGCCAAAACCGGTTGCAGCATCGCGCACTGCCCGACTTCCAACCTGAAACTGGCGAGCGGCATTGCCCCTGTGGCAAGAATGAGACAACTGGACATCAATATCGGACTCGGCACGGACGGCGCGGCGAGCAACAACCGCCTCGACCTGTTCGGTGAAATGCGCCTCGCCGCCCTGCTCGCCAAGGGCAGCACCGGCGACGCCAGCGCCCTGCCAGCCCATGCCGCATTGCGCATGGCCACCCTGAACGGCGCCATCGCACTGGGACTCGGCCATGAAATCGGCTCCATTACCCCAGGCAAGGCCGCCGATCTTTGCGCGATCAGCCTTGGCGCCCTTGAAACCCAACCCTGCTTCGACCCGGTGTCACATCTCGTACATGTTGCAGGGCGAGAATGCGTCACGCATGCCTGGGTGGCCGGAAAGTGTTGCGTAGAGCACAAAACTTTACTCGCGAACGGCCAAAATGACTTGGAATCAGCGATTGCCCTATGGCAAAATAGGTTGGAAGTCCGCTAG
- the pheA gene encoding prephenate dehydratase: MSDALTQALAGVRAEIDGIDAELLRLLNARARCAQKVGEIKAEHGAAGHIYRPEREAQVLRRLQDANPGPLPGENITFFFREVMSACLSLEEPLGISFLGPLGSFTGSAATKHFGHAARLLPQASIDDVFREVESGHAHYAVVPVENSTEGAVGRTMDLLLGTQLKICGEVVLRIHQNLLSNETDLGKITKIYSHAQSLAQCHEWLNHHLPGVPRISVASNSLAAQMAAEESGVAAIAGEAAAERFKLPKLVENIEDEPNNTTRFLVLGKHDAGPSGRDKTSLIMSAPNRTGSLHELLLPFSTSGVSMSRLESRPARNALWEYVFYVDVEGHRDEPAVKAALDGLAKNAAYLKILGSYPLAVY, encoded by the coding sequence ATGAGTGACGCTCTTACCCAGGCCCTGGCCGGCGTCCGCGCCGAAATCGACGGCATCGATGCCGAGTTGCTGCGCCTGCTGAATGCCCGTGCCCGCTGCGCCCAGAAGGTCGGCGAAATCAAGGCCGAGCATGGCGCAGCCGGCCACATCTACCGGCCGGAGCGCGAAGCCCAGGTGCTGCGTCGCTTGCAGGACGCCAACCCCGGCCCGCTGCCGGGCGAGAACATCACCTTCTTCTTCCGTGAAGTGATGTCGGCCTGCCTGTCGCTCGAAGAGCCGCTCGGTATCTCCTTCCTCGGGCCGCTCGGTTCCTTTACCGGCAGCGCCGCGACCAAGCATTTCGGGCACGCCGCCCGCCTGCTGCCGCAGGCCTCGATCGACGACGTCTTCCGTGAAGTTGAATCCGGGCATGCGCATTACGCCGTGGTGCCGGTCGAGAATTCGACCGAAGGCGCGGTCGGTCGCACCATGGATCTGCTGCTCGGCACGCAACTCAAGATTTGCGGCGAAGTGGTGCTGCGCATCCACCAGAACCTGCTCTCGAACGAGACGGATCTCGGCAAAATCACCAAGATTTATTCGCACGCCCAGTCGCTGGCGCAGTGTCACGAATGGCTGAATCACCATCTGCCGGGCGTGCCGCGTATTTCAGTGGCGAGCAACTCGCTGGCAGCGCAGATGGCGGCCGAAGAGTCTGGTGTTGCCGCGATTGCCGGTGAAGCGGCGGCGGAGCGTTTCAAGCTGCCCAAGCTGGTCGAGAACATCGAGGACGAGCCGAACAACACGACGCGCTTCCTTGTGCTCGGCAAGCACGATGCCGGTCCGTCCGGGCGCGACAAGACCTCGCTGATCATGTCGGCACCGAACCGTACCGGCTCCCTGCATGAACTGCTGCTGCCCTTTTCGACCAGCGGCGTCTCGATGTCGCGCCTCGAGTCGCGGCCGGCGCGCAATGCGCTTTGGGAATACGTTTTCTACGTCGATGTCGAAGGGCATCGCGACGAGCCGGCCGTTAAGGCGGCGCTCGACGGGCTGGCCAAGAATGCCGCCTATCTGAAAATTCTCGGGTCCTACCCGCTCGCCGTTTACTGA